The genomic DNA CGATTGTCACCGAACACATTGGACTGATCGCGACGGCTTCGACGACCTATAACGAGCCGTACCATATCGCACGTAAATTCGCCTCGCTTGACCACATCAGTGGGGGACGCGCGGGCTGGAACGTTGTCACCTCTGGTAACCCCCATGAAGCGATGAACTTCGGCCTGGAAGAACATGTTGAACATGAGACGCGCTATCGTCGCGCGCGTGAGTTCTTCGACGTGGTCACTGGTTTATGGGACAGTTGGGCCGATGATGCTTTTATTCGTGACGTGGAAACCGGCACCTATTTTGATCCAGAGAAGATGCACGTCTTGGACCACCAAGGTGAATTTCTCAAAGTTCGCGGACCGCTCAACATCGCGCGTCCCGTACAGGGCTGGCCGGTTATCGTGCAGGCTGGTGCATCAGATGCGGGTCGCCAACTTGCGGCGGAGACAGCAGAGATGATCTTTGCGGCTGGGGGAAGTATCGCGAATGCGCGCGCTTTCTACGCCGATGTCAAAGGCCGCATGGAGAAACTCGGTCGTCCGCGCGAACATCTCAAAGTGTTACCAGGTGCATTTGTCGTCATTGGTGAAACTGCGCAGGAAGCAGTAGAGAAACGTGCGCGACTCGACAGCCTCGTCCATTATGATAGCGCGATCGCGTCACTTTCGATTGCGCTTGGTCATGATGCCTCAAAATTCGACCCAGACGGTCCGCTGCCTGAGATCCCTGAAACCAACGCCAGTAAGAGTGGCCGCGAGCGGGCTATAGAACTGGCAAAGCGTGAGCATTTGACCGTACGCCAATTAGCGCAGCGTATCGGCGGCTATGCTGGCTCAGCCTTTGTTGGTACGCC from Deltaproteobacteria bacterium includes the following:
- a CDS encoding LLM class flavin-dependent oxidoreductase — protein: MTHSRKLHLGAFMRPVSIHTAAWRYPGAWSDANFNFQHLKRLTQTLERGKFDAFFMADHLAVLNMPIQALKRSATTTSFDPLTLLPALAIVTEHIGLIATASTTYNEPYHIARKFASLDHISGGRAGWNVVTSGNPHEAMNFGLEEHVEHETRYRRAREFFDVVTGLWDSWADDAFIRDVETGTYFDPEKMHVLDHQGEFLKVRGPLNIARPVQGWPVIVQAGASDAGRQLAAETAEMIFAAGGSIANARAFYADVKGRMEKLGRPREHLKVLPGAFVVIGETAQEAVEKRARLDSLVHYDSAIASLSIALGHDASKFDPDGPLPEIPETNASKSGRERAIELAKREHLTVRQLAQRIGGYAGSAFVGTPTMIADQMEEWLLTEACDGFNVMFPYLPGGLDDFVNLVVPELQRREIYRREYEGKTLRENLGLPRPGNRFFA